TGGGCAgagtaaaaatacagattctggggCTCTCACTCTCTAGCCCTTTCCTCCCTGTGATCTCCCCTCTTCCCCTGTCCAGTGGCTGTAGTTACCCTAAACTCAGCCCTCTGGTTTTTCAAGACCAAAAATTTGTGACTTTGCTACTGGAATTTTAGTTGCCCCTCATGATTGGCTCCTGCCCCAAAgccaaagacataaaaatgggaATCCTACCATTCCATTCAGCTGCCCTCCTCTTTCAAATGCCTGGTCTCTTCCAGGATTCACCATCTTCTCGTAGCTCAACAGTTCCCAAAAGAAGGTTCTGGGGTTCTGTTTTGGTTTCTATTCCAGAGTTTatggggttttttggggggtggggtttATGGTTTTTATCTGTAGAATGCTTGGTTACATCTGAGCTTACTCAACCGTTACTGAGAAGTGACACCCACTTACATTATCTTCTCCATAGTAAATAATTCAGTATTTGCCAGTCCCTGGCAGAGCAGGAATTAGAAAGTCCTCTTAGCAACTCAGTCAGGCTGCATTATTCAGGACCACAGATCAGAAAAAGACTAGGTAAGGTGGAAGAAATGGAAGTCGAGTAGATTGGTCACTGGCTCCCTGTCATCTCAGACCAGCACAAGGACTTCTTTTATTCTGCAGATATGGGGAGAAAATGTGAACTACACTAAATGTAGAGATGTGTGATTATTCTGTCTTGGCGATGCAACACAAAACATCGGCCAAGGAAGCCAAACCATCTCCCTGTTGTTTTGTTCTGTATTCTTCAGAGATGTTACAACACTGAGAGTATAAACCTACTTGTTTCTAGTAAATTCAAATAAAAGAGGGACAAGATACCTTCTCCGTCAGGAGAAGccatttaattttgagaaatttccAACCACGCAGCTGAGGTGTTGATGTTAAGAAGATGGGTCAGCCCTACACTGGCTCTGGGTCAGGGGAAGACAAGAGCTACACAGCAGACTTTAGGGATCACCTGTATGATATGAGGGGTTCTTACAAGGCCCTGTCCCCAAATATCTGCATTTCCAACTAGGCACACTACAGGAAATCCCAGACATTTGTACAATTTCTAATTCATTCTAAACTATAAGGCTCTTGCAGATAGAGACTATTTATTAGTTATGTTTCCACCCTAGAATCCAGCATCTGTCACACGGCCTGGCATAGGTCAGAGGTCATCAAGCACAATTGGATTGAGTCAGATGAGCTcccctttaaaatataaactctcACTTTCTAAAtgtcaaaaagtaaataaataaataaataaataaataaataaatatgcatggaCAGAATTAAAAGCTAAAAAGCACAACAGGTTGACAAGACTAAAATTTTTCcaagcagaaaaataaacaaaatccataaacactttcaaaataagaaacacaagtAGACAGTAAACATACAAAAGTATATGTATTCTTTGTTGGGaatcaaaagaatacaaaagagaCCAACAATATGTAATAGTTGCAATCATCTCCACTTTGGTCTTTGGAGACATGATTGACTTACTACCCAAAACAGGACTCATCAGAGACCCCCTTATTATTCTTTCCACCCAAAACTAGGTAAGTGAGAAACTCGGGCTATTCTTCTGATTTTCCTCCTCCAAGCACAAGGCAGGAGAGCCTATGTTCGGCTCCTAGCTtggctctctctccttcctgcttaCTGTCTTTATTCAGTCAAGAGGGTCACTTCACCAGTCTGAGCcctggtttcctcttctgtaaaatgggagcggCTGTGCCTTACAGACAGAGGACAGAAGGAGCAGGTGTGTAGCCTAcgctagcacagtgcctggcacgtagtaggtgaTGAGAAGGCTCTTACGTGGTGAAGACAGCTCCTTCACCCAATCTCCTATCTTTTTTCCCAAGGGCCCTATATCTTCACTCACCTCTTTCAACCAGAGTTCCAGCTTTTCAACCACTTTCCGTCTCCTCCCCCTGGTTTTGTAATCTCACCATTTCCCAAACCTCACTAACTCAGGGGATTGAATCAATGTGACTCATTGTAATATAGTTTTCTTACCTACTCCCCTCTAACTGGATGCTTAGGTTATTGCCATTTGTTTGCCTCTATAGGATGTTCTGTGAACTAAACTCCCAAATAAGACAGCTTTCTGCTCAGAGAGTTAATCCTCTGTGTTAGTGAGTGTATGTAGCAGCCTGATGCCATCTTGGACAAATCCATCATGATGACTGCTCTGTGACCTGGAGCCCTCTTGAGCACGGTcctcccccccaccacacaccaccaccaccaccatcatcatccttTCCTTTTGTCTAACCAGTTGTATAATAAATTACCCTTAAGGGTACACTTGGGGCATAACATCCTTGGTCTGCTCTGGAGATATGGCTATGACACACAACTATTCTCAAACATCTCCTCCCAGTTGTCTCCCATTACACATTCCTTAGCCTCTAGGGCTATAAAATCAGGTCTTATGGGAGGTGGGGTGCAGAGAGCTACTCATTTTGCAGTCACCCAAAACACACCTGTGTCCATAAGCCCCTTTATTAAACCATTCTTGGCAAGCTGGACTTGGTCAGCCTTTTTCTTTGGCCTCATGGTTTCTTTGGCCTTTGGAAGTCACTTGGCATATACTTCCTTTTCAGGGATCATCTGTGTTAGTGACGACTTGGTCTCCCAGAGTAGTCTTGAGATTATTTCATACCTGAGTTTACATGAGAAATGCTTGCTCCTTTCTTTTTCAGACCTGTTCCAAGAGACAGCAAGTTTCCTGCCATCAGGATTTGTAGACtttatggaaggaagaaaaggagggagcagaggaagaaaggaacagagggacagagggagaggcaaaggaagggaggcaggcaggcagatgctcacgagatatttgttaaataaatgaaggagCAGTTTGGGGATCATTAGTCCTATTCTATAGATGAGGACCTTAGGTTCAGGAAGGGTAGACAGCTTGCCCAGAAATATAGTAAATTTGACTTGAGTTCTCTGAATCCAGTTCCATTGCTCTTTCTTGTACACCTACTGGGAGAACGGTCTAGCTTAGTGCTACTCAAATGCCAGTCCCAAGGGGCATATGACCGAATGTAAATGAATGTGCCACTTCCTTCATCAAAAGAGCTTTGCTAAGAAGAAATGCTCCCCAAACTAAACAGTATGTTTTGTGACTTCGTGTTCTGGCAAATTTCCCAGTCTCATTACATATAGTTCATCACTGGTAGCTAGACCACGgaccacacttttttttctgatcctCACCTAACCACATGGTTTGAAATTCTGCATCTCTGTCATTTCAGATGCTCTCCATGTCTAGATGGAGCCCTCAGGCACCCCAGAGTCCATCACCATTTATTATGATTATCAGAGCCTTCTGTGTGAGACCAAGTCCTTCACCTTTGCCACCTTCAGCACCACCATCTTGTACTTCCTGGTGTTCCTTCTCAGCCTGGTGGGCAACAGCCTGGTGTTGTGGGTCCTGGTGAAGTATGAGAGCCTGGAATCCCTCACCAATGTCTTCATCCTCAACCTGTGCCTCTCAGACCTGGTGTTCTCCTGCTTGTTACCAGTGTGGGCCATGGGGTACCActggggctgggtgctgggggacTTCCTCTGCAAGCTCCTCAACATGATCTTCTCCATCAGCCTCTACAGCAGCATCTTCTTCCTGACCATCATGACTATCCACCGCTACATATCAGTAGTGAGACCCCTCTCATCCCTGCGCGTCCACACCCTCCAGTGCCGTGTGCTGATGACCACATCTGTGTGGGCAACCAGCATCCTGTCCTCCATCCCTGATGCCATCTTCCACAAGGTGTTTCCCGAAGGCTGTCACTACTCAGAAAACAAGTGGTTCCTCACCTCGGTCTACCAGCACAACATCTTCTTCCTGCTATCCATCGGCATTATCCTGTTCTGCTACGTGGAGATTCTCAGGACCCTATTCCGCTCAAGATCCAAACGGCGCCCCCGGACAGTCAGGCTCATCTTCACCATCGTGGTGGCCTACTTCCTCAGCTGGGCTCCCTACAACCTGGTCCTGTTTCTACAGACACTGCTGAAACTCGGGGTCATCCAGAGCTGTGAGCTCAGCCAGCAGATAGATTATGCCCTGCTCATCTGCCGCAATGTTGCCTTTTCCCACTGCTGCTTCAACCCAGTGCTCTACGTTTTTGTCGGGGTCAAGTTCCGCAGGCATCTCAAAAGTCTGCTCCAGCACTTCTGGCTCTGCCAGCAGCAGGCACCCAGCACTCCCCCTCACTCCGCAGGTGCCTTCAACTACGAGGGTGCCTCCTTCTATTGAAAAGGAGTTTGGTGGTGCCAATGGAGGTGGACAGAGCTGCTAGAGTGGGAGCAGGAAGAAGCATCATGGAGGGCACGCTGGGGAATGCCATGGCCATGGCGATGGGGTGAGAGAAATAGCTTCCACCTGCAGAGGTTTCATGTCCCATCTCCTGCAGACAGTGGCTCCCACCTGGAAACTTTAGATCACCATCCAGAAAAACACTTCTTGGATTCTGAGTTCACCATCCATTCCttcatgaattcattcattcgGACATTGCTTAGTCCAGAAGACTTCCAAAACTTGGAAGGATTCCCAGAAAGGAGGGTCCTTCAAGACTTTATGAGGTCTGAGACTCAATGTGTGTGCTAATTGTACAAATGCAGGCTGCTGGCAGATGATCTGTCCCCTGCTCCACTGCAGGGTTGTGCCAGCTGACTTTGGAGGGATTGGCTCTGCACTCCTCAGTGACTGCTGGATGAGACTATTCTGCAAGGCCAAGATAAACACATCCTCAAATAACAAGTCAGGACGCAATCAGGATTCTGAAAACCCACAATTAGATGGGAGACATGTCCCATATCATAGCTCCAGTGTCTGCCACATGAACTGGCACCTGCATATTCAGTCTATAAATCTTTTGTGGAAAGAATGAATGCAATAAGTGCCACCTTCCACATGAAGCATTTATCTGCAAGACATAAAGATAATGAGATACTATTGTAATCCTCCAGGTACCAACAGTCCACCTCTGAAGGTCCAGATAAAGAAGTACCCGCCTTGGCTAAGGCATCCAGGGTAAAGAGTCCTCTAACATCTTATCCTCTCTAGTTGGATATTGAGCTGATGCTTTAGCTTCATCACTGTCCACCTAAAATGTTCTCCACCTGCTTGGTTGATGGCACCAGCTTCCTCCAGCCACTAATGCTCCAAACCTGGGTCATCCCTGAGTCCTGCATTTCCCTTCCCTCTACTCCCACAGCCCAGTCCTGTGGACTCTGCCTTCTCCAAGGCCCTCAGAGATATCCTTGCCTGTGTTCATCACATGCCTGTGGTTCCATCCCCAATGGCCTTACTTCCTCAGCATCGTCCTACTGTTCATCTCTTTTACCACCTAAATGGCCAGTTCCTCAGGAAGCCCTCCTCTATCTGTAAATCAGAAGAGCACTCTCTGGGGTGCTGTGGCACTCTACTTGTCCCCTATAAAATAGCATTTGTCACTCTCCACCATGTGTCATAGTTACACTTGTACATGTCTTATCATCCTGCCCCATTGGACTGCAAACTGTCTGAGGGCAGGAACCTGGTCTTTCTTGCACTCTGCCAAGCACTGGCCCTGGTGTTCTATCACTATATATTGCATGGGAGCGAATAATGACAATTGTTATTATTCTTCTAATTTATGCATTTTGGAGACCCGTGCCTAGGGAATACAGTCTACCTTTCCTGCCCCAGGCTGCTAGTTTatagatatttatctttcttctttagtCTATACCCTCAGAGCACCTTGTTTATCCCTCTCAGTGGAAATAGCTATACTTGACCTTGCTTTTTAGTTAGTGGTACACATGCCTGCCTCTTACACTGTCCCATAGTGTCACATCCAAGGACATAGATAAAACTCACCTTCTAAACTTTCCCATATCACACAGACCTGGTCCCAATCTGACTTAGCTCTGGAGTGGAGCCTTTGGAAAATCTCCCCAAGTGATTCTGACCTGCATTCCACTTAGATATATTTGGCTATAGGTCCTTGAAAATGAGAATTCCAAAGTCTTCCATAGGTCCTTGAGCAGGGCTTTacacagagtaggcactcaatataTGCTTACCAAATAAAGTAGCTACTATTACAGCCCTCAGCTAGAGCCTAGAGAGCACAAAAGCATCCACTCCTTCAGCTCCAGCTTCAATTATGCATTTGCATTTGGGTGGCCAGCCTTGGAGGCATTTTACTTGGCTGGGAAAGACAGAGGTCTAGTTTTAAGAATTAGGCCAGTAGCACTTGCTGGAGAGAACTAGGTGGTAACCAACAAAGGGATAGAGCTCTTATGGACTTGCCAACTAATAGCTGGGGACATCACTTACCACAGATAGAAAACAGCAAAAGGAAGGAGATGTGAGGTAGTAATGGGCTCAGAGCTAAGCCCATAGGCTTCCGATTGGGGTAATCATTCAGTGCCCCTTTCAAACTAATATTATTAAAACTCCATTCAATGTTCATTCAGAAGGTGGGATGAGCCCAGGGATGAGAAGAGCAGAAGACTCTTGCTCACACCCTCCAAAACCAAAGCAGTGTAGCCTTAATCCCACTCTTCCTAGAAGGCAGGTTTGGAGGTCTTACATCACTACAGAGTATGCCTTTTGAGAGGTGTGCTTCATTAGCTCCTCATTCCAACCCATACCTTCACATCCAAAGATgcttatctaagtatttctttcaaCACATTTACCCATACCCCCAAGAGCATATCACTAAACACTAGTGTATCCATCTTCTTAAATTTCTAGTGATGTTTTGTCATTCCCTAGAGTAGAGAGTAGAGCATCTTCTCCCAGTCTAGTTCCTTGGGAAGACAAgggaagaggcacagagaaggaaatgtaTGAATGGGATGACAGAGGAGCATTTATCAGAGAGGGAACTGTGGGTAAGACTCCTGAAAAAAGCAGCCAGAAAGCTACAGGCTAGTGGCTACTCCCTATATACCTTGACCACACCCTCCATTGGCCACAACCTCTtgccttcccctctctccacccacAGAACCATGATTCAACCTCAGCTAGTCTCTTGTGGACCTGTCCCTCCCCTCTAGTCAATAAAAGGTGACCCGACCACAGGGCTACCGACCTCCTGCTGCTTCTGCCGCTCATCTCATTAAAAAACCACAGTGATTCCTAGGGAAGATGTCTTCACAGCATTGCTACCTCCCTTTACTCGGACAAAATCAGGAAAGGAGGAACTTTGCTCGTCTCTGAATAGGAACTCTaagctcagggcagccccagaCCTCAAATGACCCCAGCCAGAGTAGAAGTTCCTCAAGGGCACAAGCCTCATATTGTAGCTCAAGAGTCTCCCTCTGTGCCCAGCAATGTTTGTGGTTGGTTGAGTCAGTAGATAGGAGACCATCTTTTTGGCTTTTAtctacttctattttttctttccacatttgcTTACATTATATCTTCCACCAGGTAGAACAGTGGGGACTGTGGGCCCCAGCGTGGACGGGGCCTGAGCCTGGGCCCTTCGGAGTTCTCCAAAGCTCAAAGCACCCAACTGTATCCCCGCCCCATCCTGTGTCTTCACTGCGGCCTAATAGGGCTCATTCCCAaattttctccatctccttcctgtGTCATCACTAGGACAGCCCCACTGTCCCTCAGGGACTCCAGTGGGGACCCAGTCAACTTTTACCACCTAATGGCTTCCCATGAACTCTTCCCTAGGGCCCATCAGCCCAGACATTGCCCAATTGCTGAACTCCTGACAGCTTTCATTTGTGGAACCTACATGTGACAGGACAAAGAGGCCCACACGTCTAGAAAAGCACAGCAGAATAGATCCCAAAGTAGACTATCTGAGAAGGCTCTCAGGACCTGAGCCCTAGACCCAAACCCCAAAACTCCTTTACTGACTCACTATGATCTTGGGCCTCTCAGACcctcagtatcctcatctgtaaagctaTATAAATGCCAATGATGCAAAGACAGACTCTACCCACACTATGGAGATGCACATGAGGTCACATGCATAAAAGTACTTGCTTTGCCAATGATTCAGCCCCAAATAGGAATTACTACTGTAATCATctcataaagacagaaagcatCATTGTATCATATGCACAAATTAAAAATTAGCATGTATGGATGCACCTCTGgctgtattttcttcatttctgcccAACGTCATTATATACAACTCCCAAAAGTTCTCTGCTTATGGGCGATCTGGGTTAGGATTTAGGGTGGAGGGAGGAACACAGGAGGAGGACTGGATATTGACCATGGAGATACAGAGTggaacaaggggcacctgggtggctcagtgattgagtgtctgcctttggctcaggtagtgatcctggggtcctgcaatcaagtcccacatcagtctccctgcgaggagcctgcttctccctctgcctatgtctctgcctctctctatgtctctcatgaataaataaataaaatctttttttaaaaagtgtggaaCTTATGTGGGTCAGGATGGTAGGAAATTGACTCCTTTTAGGCCTCAGGCAAAATCCAGGAGGCCAAGTGTGTCCTGAGTGCTCCAGGGTTCAGTTTTCTGTCCCCATCTCTCCCTTGGCCTGCCTGGCACCTAAGTTGACTGTCTTCAAGTCCAaggttttttcctattttgtgatCAACATTGTGTCAGAACAAAGACTTTTCAGAGATCAGCCTTCCAATCAGAAGGAATGGCACACTTCCTGCTGTGAATTTCAGGTATCCTGAAAACTTGGTGGGAAACACTTTACAGGTCTTAGGGAAGTTTGGGAAGGGTTATCCTGAACTCCCCTCTCTACCCTGAGGCCAGCCCAGATTTTAGGTTACAGGGTGGTTGTAACCTCCTCTCCCATACCCGTAATCCCTCCACAAAAGAAAGCGTGGCCAAAGGGACACAAGGAGGACAATAGCAGCTTGGTTCCTTGACTTGGGCCATACCAGAAAATCAGACTTGAGCATCACTCATGGTCAGAGAGAAGATATAGGCAATGGATGGGCATGGAGAACTGGGTAGTTATAAGCATGATATCGGGCCAGAGGGTGAGAGGGGGGCACATAGACCTCAAGGATGTTCCTGGCCACATG
The nucleotide sequence above comes from Canis aureus isolate CA01 chromosome 19, VMU_Caureus_v.1.0, whole genome shotgun sequence. Encoded proteins:
- the XCR1 gene encoding chemokine XC receptor 1; this encodes MEPSGTPESITIYYDYQSLLCETKSFTFATFSTTILYFLVFLLSLVGNSLVLWVLVKYESLESLTNVFILNLCLSDLVFSCLLPVWAMGYHWGWVLGDFLCKLLNMIFSISLYSSIFFLTIMTIHRYISVVRPLSSLRVHTLQCRVLMTTSVWATSILSSIPDAIFHKVFPEGCHYSENKWFLTSVYQHNIFFLLSIGIILFCYVEILRTLFRSRSKRRPRTVRLIFTIVVAYFLSWAPYNLVLFLQTLLKLGVIQSCELSQQIDYALLICRNVAFSHCCFNPVLYVFVGVKFRRHLKSLLQHFWLCQQQAPSTPPHSAGAFNYEGASFY